A genome region from Vibrio tapetis subsp. tapetis includes the following:
- a CDS encoding DUF6701 domain-containing protein — MNVLIKWCFLSVALFSQFTFAQFPFPGGECRIKTGVQTWTSASSPKLEIKDKAQVLNLNNSKLVGFSAIEDNHSNSCGHRNRCEPSTHLRTDEPIFNPNKSYGDREKEFKKNGSLASGSFKKVEIKDSARVTFLGGTYWIKKLEIKEHAKLIVNNATVINVEELTVEGRITNSGVPGDLIIIAHDDDKIEIKSKNSAEIKAFFISQDEIEIKEKSRIRGALLSRKIKLDDDAKVTTDLRGCDAPPPPVDNAKLKFGVINCPDILTRGCEIDFGQTFTSVPILAVMPTIDKNFPDLDQPSTLVVESISSTKANVKQVFPPNLPWVFPPTEMTSVSFIAMEEGTATVNGHTILAGSFDTRSTLDSTSDWNWDTMSFVWNYGVWFNERPALITQVQSDNNSGSWMTAAISGLTDAGFWAALDLSRSWEVGRYNKEKVGFIATEPFDATIDGKKISFSNEVYTLATKGKNPTALADECDYVYDLPFDAQGVVGNKVTRNGPNGGWARRCVLENSQVSFVIDEDFYNRAHTWEEVGYVAFEAVTPFPDFDVCEAFPYPAGSWKSNSKLIMNNAPLLPKNQDPKYYIGGWAGKHCSPSEQNCTSVLTSFDRITDNTNSALTCQSGVCSTGGQKVDTSDLPTVVLPTLSGNATLNYSRPDEYHGTNNDICDVTVLGDSCHAAGHGDGVITLRNNVRKLQPNYTGLSNYPVTYLVPDNTTIYIDQLFFNATNSKLKIGNNATLIVRQLTMNHNTNSIEAGTKSRILMSQSITLQDSIPVNPNGKPDDLIIYALNDNSHATFNFKTDNVLVNAHLLFDKVTINSQGGDFGGSVISNNLIIHDPKTIIRGQNACYDTPQNYTLELSPLKQFFLLCENPLATFRVLTDSGVAESYPGEIEITLPAELSVKEVVVGHYVSGNKYRPSNGVLQLRLKASKIGEFSMQGQLSTDASQSQTGSYYIAPYKFDIPTVGAIAGKSTEFDINVLACKNDQETLVTDYSGERTLTYTASTLTKPAGGVNPNLEISAGENTPNLNKQVKLNFSSGKASAYMKFNEAGAIWSQISDLSFKCPTGFDCDIEGGESWSGLKGTLNVELRPWTFAICESDSHAMNGTAKSGNKYIAAGEEFDIQLKPVIWNKDLNEEQQKAKYSDFCSLAITQNFFDENAWSSKVGLEAELPTGFVGTFSGADTEKLNTEGKAKQHISFAEVSFSDVGHFTLKAKGTGYESVQGGIDTGKREIGRFYPKHIIVKSNSWEYVSKHDDFAYLDQPIAIAFIAEAQNSDNEATLNYSKLASEYKATLLPFAANGEGSSDWNSRMLAPWEVQSWINAELEVDEQSFTLLKLVEKASPKTTRIDGPFDGSNLMTGIKIKSGLPDPTVMKKQDSSVHKGDKFPTPLKARYGRVIIEDLGGSVGQTLTIPLRTEFWNGNEFVTNTDDSGTEFDGAGYCSLGIWPNTSSTARLSGGGDVVNGSSSKLVASQGTAGREQVRLWLRTASQTPSEVPGVNCKGFNKSQPWLNFNWRGKGDEIPSTVVTFGSFRGNDRVIFRGESRMTGQ, encoded by the coding sequence ATGAACGTTTTGATAAAATGGTGTTTTCTTTCCGTTGCTCTTTTTTCTCAGTTTACTTTTGCACAATTCCCTTTTCCAGGTGGTGAATGTAGGATCAAAACAGGTGTTCAAACTTGGACCTCGGCAAGCAGCCCGAAATTGGAAATTAAAGATAAGGCTCAAGTACTTAATCTTAACAACTCAAAGTTAGTTGGCTTCTCGGCAATTGAAGATAACCATTCGAATAGCTGCGGTCACCGTAATCGCTGTGAACCCTCTACGCACTTGAGAACGGATGAGCCCATATTTAATCCAAATAAAAGCTACGGTGACAGAGAAAAGGAGTTTAAGAAAAATGGCTCTCTTGCCTCTGGTAGTTTCAAAAAAGTTGAAATTAAGGATAGCGCTAGAGTTACCTTTCTCGGTGGAACTTATTGGATAAAAAAGCTTGAGATTAAGGAACACGCTAAACTTATTGTAAATAATGCGACAGTTATCAATGTGGAAGAACTGACGGTTGAAGGGAGAATTACTAATAGTGGTGTTCCTGGAGATTTGATCATTATTGCTCATGATGATGATAAAATAGAAATTAAGTCTAAGAATAGCGCTGAGATAAAAGCTTTCTTTATTTCACAGGATGAGATCGAAATTAAAGAGAAGTCTCGCATAAGAGGTGCATTATTATCGAGGAAAATTAAACTGGATGATGATGCGAAAGTGACGACTGATTTACGTGGTTGTGATGCACCACCACCTCCGGTTGATAACGCAAAACTGAAGTTTGGTGTTATCAACTGCCCGGATATTTTGACTCGCGGGTGTGAGATAGACTTTGGCCAAACATTCACTTCTGTCCCTATTCTTGCTGTGATGCCTACTATCGACAAAAACTTCCCAGATCTCGATCAGCCTTCTACTCTTGTGGTGGAGTCTATTTCTTCCACCAAAGCCAACGTTAAGCAAGTGTTTCCACCTAACCTTCCGTGGGTTTTTCCACCGACTGAGATGACAAGTGTCTCCTTCATTGCGATGGAAGAAGGGACTGCGACGGTAAATGGGCATACTATTTTAGCTGGAAGTTTTGATACACGAAGCACATTAGATAGCACGAGCGATTGGAACTGGGACACTATGTCTTTCGTGTGGAATTACGGTGTCTGGTTTAATGAAAGACCAGCACTAATCACGCAAGTCCAATCGGATAATAACAGTGGTAGTTGGATGACGGCGGCCATTTCGGGTTTAACAGACGCAGGCTTTTGGGCGGCTTTAGATTTGTCACGATCGTGGGAGGTTGGCCGTTACAATAAAGAAAAAGTAGGTTTCATTGCAACAGAGCCTTTTGACGCGACAATCGATGGAAAGAAAATCTCTTTTTCTAATGAAGTGTACACTCTAGCGACTAAAGGAAAAAATCCGACGGCTCTAGCTGACGAATGTGATTACGTCTATGACCTTCCTTTTGATGCTCAAGGGGTTGTAGGAAATAAAGTCACAAGAAACGGCCCCAATGGTGGTTGGGCAAGACGATGTGTATTGGAAAACAGTCAGGTCAGTTTTGTTATTGATGAGGACTTCTACAATCGCGCACATACTTGGGAAGAAGTTGGTTATGTAGCCTTTGAAGCAGTCACTCCATTTCCTGACTTTGATGTGTGTGAAGCGTTTCCGTACCCTGCGGGATCGTGGAAAAGTAATTCCAAGCTCATAATGAATAATGCCCCTTTATTACCTAAAAATCAGGACCCTAAGTATTATATTGGCGGATGGGCTGGTAAGCATTGTTCACCAAGTGAGCAAAACTGTACGTCAGTTTTGACGTCGTTTGATCGAATTACAGATAACACGAATTCAGCACTAACGTGTCAATCAGGTGTGTGTAGTACGGGGGGGCAGAAAGTAGATACGTCTGATCTACCTACTGTTGTACTGCCAACGTTGTCAGGAAACGCCACTCTCAATTATTCCCGCCCAGATGAGTATCATGGAACTAACAATGATATTTGTGATGTCACCGTATTGGGAGATAGCTGCCATGCGGCGGGGCATGGTGATGGGGTCATCACACTTCGCAATAATGTCCGAAAATTACAACCTAATTACACTGGATTATCAAACTATCCCGTGACTTACCTCGTGCCTGACAATACAACGATTTATATTGACCAATTGTTTTTTAATGCGACTAACTCCAAGTTGAAAATCGGTAACAATGCCACGTTGATCGTCAGGCAGCTCACTATGAATCACAACACCAACAGTATAGAAGCGGGAACGAAGAGCAGAATATTGATGAGCCAGTCGATTACATTACAAGATTCGATTCCTGTGAATCCTAATGGTAAGCCGGATGACCTCATCATTTATGCGTTGAATGACAATTCTCACGCGACCTTTAATTTCAAAACAGACAATGTGTTAGTTAATGCTCACTTACTATTTGATAAAGTGACAATAAATAGCCAAGGCGGAGATTTTGGCGGATCGGTGATCAGCAATAATCTCATTATTCATGATCCCAAGACAATTATTCGGGGACAGAATGCTTGTTATGACACACCGCAAAACTACACTTTAGAGCTTTCCCCGCTTAAGCAGTTTTTCTTACTTTGCGAAAATCCTCTCGCAACGTTTAGAGTACTTACAGACAGTGGTGTTGCAGAGAGTTATCCAGGTGAAATCGAGATAACACTCCCCGCAGAGCTGTCTGTTAAAGAGGTTGTTGTCGGCCACTATGTTAGTGGAAACAAGTATCGCCCTTCTAACGGGGTACTACAACTTCGTCTAAAAGCATCCAAAATTGGTGAGTTTAGTATGCAAGGCCAGCTCTCAACGGATGCTAGCCAGTCTCAAACCGGAAGTTATTACATTGCGCCGTATAAATTTGATATCCCTACCGTTGGTGCCATTGCGGGTAAATCGACGGAGTTCGATATAAACGTCCTTGCATGCAAAAATGATCAAGAAACCTTGGTGACTGACTACAGCGGTGAGCGAACACTAACTTATACCGCTTCAACACTGACGAAACCTGCTGGTGGAGTGAATCCCAACTTAGAGATATCAGCCGGTGAAAACACGCCAAATTTAAATAAACAAGTGAAGCTAAACTTTTCTTCAGGTAAAGCAAGTGCTTACATGAAATTCAATGAGGCTGGAGCCATTTGGTCGCAGATTTCTGATCTAAGTTTCAAATGCCCAACAGGCTTCGACTGTGACATTGAAGGTGGCGAATCATGGTCTGGATTAAAGGGGACTTTAAATGTGGAATTGAGACCTTGGACTTTTGCGATTTGTGAATCCGACTCCCATGCAATGAACGGTACTGCTAAGAGTGGCAACAAATACATAGCTGCTGGAGAAGAGTTTGATATTCAGCTTAAACCTGTTATTTGGAACAAAGATCTTAACGAGGAGCAGCAAAAAGCGAAGTACAGCGATTTTTGCTCTCTTGCTATAACCCAAAACTTTTTTGACGAAAATGCATGGTCTTCAAAAGTGGGTCTAGAAGCGGAACTCCCGACGGGATTTGTCGGTACATTCAGTGGTGCTGATACCGAGAAGCTAAATACCGAGGGAAAGGCTAAACAGCACATTTCTTTTGCAGAGGTGAGCTTTTCAGATGTAGGGCACTTTACCCTAAAGGCCAAAGGTACGGGATATGAGAGTGTTCAGGGTGGCATTGATACCGGCAAACGGGAGATAGGTCGTTTTTATCCTAAGCACATCATCGTTAAAAGTAATAGCTGGGAATACGTGAGTAAACATGATGATTTTGCGTATTTAGATCAACCAATAGCAATTGCCTTTATCGCTGAAGCTCAAAATAGCGACAATGAAGCGACACTTAATTACTCCAAATTGGCCTCTGAATATAAAGCGACGTTACTTCCTTTTGCTGCAAACGGTGAAGGGAGTTCGGATTGGAATTCCCGAATGCTAGCTCCGTGGGAGGTACAATCTTGGATCAATGCAGAACTGGAAGTTGACGAACAATCCTTTACATTACTAAAGTTAGTCGAGAAAGCGTCACCTAAAACGACCCGTATTGATGGTCCATTTGATGGTTCTAATCTTATGACGGGAATAAAGATTAAATCTGGCTTGCCTGATCCTACGGTGATGAAAAAACAAGATTCCTCCGTTCATAAGGGGGATAAATTTCCAACACCTCTTAAAGCTCGCTACGGCCGAGTCATTATTGAAGACCTAGGTGGAAGCGTAGGCCAAACCCTAACAATCCCACTTCGTACTGAATTCTGGAACGGTAATGAATTTGTCACCAACACAGACGATAGTGGTACTGAGTTTGATGGAGCAGGCTATTGTTCGTTAGGCATATGGCCAAATACGTCTTCAACGGCTCGCTTATCTGGCGGTGGTGACGTTGTTAATGGAAGCTCAAGCAAGCTTGTGGCTTCTCAAGGTACTGCTGGTCGTGAACAAGTGAGGCTTTGGTTAAGAACGGCGTCTCAAACACCGAGTGAAGTACCTGGAGTTAATTGTAAGGGGTTTAATAAATCTCAACCATGGCTTAACTTCAATTGGCGTGGTAAAGGCGATGAAATCCCTTCCACCGTTGTCACCTTCGGTTCATTCCGAGGTAATGATCGGGTGATATTCCGCGGTGAAAGCCGAATGACGGGGCAATAA
- a CDS encoding MSHA biogenesis protein MshP — protein MSRKRNQSGSVLIIAVFVIVVMGMLGLTLTRLEWSNQDTLTREVIGTQAWFVANSGSEWGLTHLFPLNEVSSAISASCTNLESKSSGATSTILANTENRCTSLVIRCTQVGSGADLTFYKVVSKAVCGTNDFEVQREQEVWARGLE, from the coding sequence ATGTCCCGTAAAAGAAATCAATCCGGTAGTGTGTTGATCATCGCTGTTTTCGTCATCGTTGTGATGGGGATGCTAGGGCTTACGCTTACGCGTTTAGAATGGTCTAACCAAGATACGCTCACTCGCGAAGTCATCGGTACTCAAGCTTGGTTTGTCGCGAATTCAGGAAGTGAGTGGGGACTTACTCATCTATTTCCACTCAATGAAGTAAGTAGTGCGATATCAGCATCATGTACTAATTTAGAGAGCAAAAGCAGTGGCGCAACGAGCACTATTTTGGCAAATACGGAAAACCGCTGCACGAGTTTAGTTATCAGATGTACACAAGTTGGTTCAGGGGCGGACTTGACGTTTTATAAGGTGGTCTCTAAAGCTGTCTGTGGAACCAATGATTTTGAAGTACAACGTGAACAAGAAGTATGGGCTAGAGGGTTAGAGTAA
- a CDS encoding PilW family protein — protein MKKLGFTLIEMIVTILVVSIMFLAIAGFLELGTKGYADSAKRQALQNQARFAIEKMSREIRHGVPNSFKNETNQCLVFYPIKYSGFYVERPLSSAIQFVIGNDNAPTTLNGGEYLVVNPSQFSDLDTTSSGSINVSPLTSTANVYTVSSSLPSQSVGRRHYIYEPDKLVRYCIDTDGFIQKQIGVSAAVKIAENVVSGAFRYEDASLVRGGLVHIELSFEQNDERSEYKHDVQVLNVP, from the coding sequence ATGAAAAAGTTGGGATTCACCTTGATAGAAATGATCGTCACCATATTAGTGGTATCTATCATGTTTCTTGCTATCGCTGGTTTTTTAGAACTCGGCACTAAAGGTTATGCAGATAGTGCTAAGCGCCAAGCCCTGCAAAATCAGGCCCGTTTTGCTATTGAAAAAATGTCTCGAGAGATAAGGCATGGTGTACCTAATAGTTTTAAAAATGAAACCAATCAATGCTTAGTCTTTTATCCAATTAAGTACTCTGGGTTCTATGTAGAACGTCCATTGAGCTCAGCAATTCAATTTGTTATTGGTAATGATAACGCCCCAACGACTTTGAATGGCGGTGAGTATTTAGTTGTTAACCCTTCTCAATTCAGCGATTTAGATACCACTTCTTCAGGATCTATAAATGTGAGTCCGTTAACATCAACGGCTAATGTTTATACTGTTTCGTCATCACTCCCTAGTCAGTCTGTTGGCAGGCGGCATTATATATACGAGCCAGATAAACTAGTTAGATACTGTATTGATACTGACGGTTTCATTCAAAAGCAAATTGGGGTAAGTGCTGCTGTGAAAATTGCGGAAAATGTGGTCAGTGGGGCGTTTAGATATGAAGATGCATCTCTTGTTAGAGGTGGTTTGGTTCATATAGAGCTGTCTTTTGAACAAAATGATGAGCGAAGCGAATATAAACATGATGTGCAGGTGCTTAATGTCCCGTAA
- a CDS encoding prepilin-type N-terminal cleavage/methylation domain-containing protein, with protein MTAYREKGFTLIESIVAIVVLGISMTVLTTVLYPQIENSASSHYQVRASALAQSMMTEVLSRSFDEHSDINGGIDRCGESSTLACTDQVDFGPDGVPAELPAQFNDVDDYIGCWYASTTKSSCTQPEAGNITDVLGISSAETYKNFRIEIEVKYDNSAGLLVDQTVSGEIFKKITLTIYPGKYGEYRFIAYKGNF; from the coding sequence ATGACTGCCTATAGAGAAAAAGGCTTCACTCTAATCGAAAGCATTGTCGCTATTGTTGTACTTGGTATTTCGATGACGGTATTAACCACGGTGCTTTATCCTCAAATTGAAAACTCTGCTTCTTCGCATTATCAAGTAAGGGCGTCGGCACTGGCACAGAGTATGATGACTGAAGTTCTGTCACGTAGCTTCGATGAACATAGTGATATCAATGGTGGCATTGACCGCTGTGGTGAAAGTTCAACGCTAGCTTGTACAGATCAAGTTGATTTCGGCCCAGATGGTGTGCCAGCAGAGCTTCCAGCACAATTCAATGATGTTGATGACTATATTGGGTGTTGGTATGCGTCTACAACCAAGTCCTCGTGTACCCAACCAGAAGCCGGAAATATTACCGATGTTTTGGGTATTTCTAGTGCTGAAACTTATAAAAATTTCAGAATTGAAATTGAAGTTAAATATGATAACAGTGCTGGATTACTGGTAGATCAGACAGTGAGTGGCGAAATTTTTAAAAAGATCACACTAACTATTTATCCCGGAAAATACGGTGAGTATCGTTTTATTGCTTATAAGGGGAACTTCTAA
- a CDS encoding Tfp pilus assembly protein FimT/FimU, with amino-acid sequence MSSLGKRSAGFTLTELIVVILLIAIMSAYAASKYSGPSQFSVYAAREQAISVIRQIQLGRMQSNIDPTFLGATIPDRYVLSISDGGKCLSAKNSACLESNGSSNFVYINDGDFSFSPNSMELSFDLTGKPSCQLLGGACPVANNGDGYKIDITNSFDSLSVCINSEGFVNDCL; translated from the coding sequence ATGTCGTCACTGGGCAAGCGTAGCGCAGGCTTTACTCTCACTGAATTGATCGTTGTCATCTTGCTGATTGCGATTATGTCTGCTTACGCTGCAAGTAAATACAGTGGCCCGAGCCAGTTTTCTGTTTATGCCGCTCGTGAACAGGCCATATCCGTCATTAGACAAATCCAACTTGGCAGAATGCAGTCCAATATCGATCCGACTTTTCTTGGCGCTACTATCCCCGACCGTTACGTTTTGAGTATTAGTGATGGTGGAAAATGCCTGTCAGCAAAAAATAGTGCATGTTTAGAAAGTAACGGTAGCAGTAACTTCGTTTACATAAATGATGGTGATTTTTCATTCAGCCCTAATTCTATGGAACTGTCATTTGACCTTACAGGTAAGCCTTCATGCCAGTTGCTAGGGGGCGCTTGTCCCGTGGCAAATAATGGTGACGGATATAAAATTGATATTACGAATTCGTTTGATTCCTTAAGTGTGTGCATTAACAGTGAGGGTTTTGTTAATGACTGCCTATAG
- a CDS encoding type II secretion system protein has translation MNKMKGFTLIELVVVIVILGILAVTAAPKFLNLQSDARISALNGLKGAVVGASSIVYGKAATQGKDKLPSEEVEGIDLIYGYPEARSTGLPLAMDGLSFSGNSDWDEAVDEVEMRYLVTFKQDPSLTSENDIYATNCYVQYQQATSQAIPVVTVIKSGC, from the coding sequence ATGAATAAAATGAAAGGGTTTACCTTAATTGAGTTAGTCGTTGTCATCGTAATTCTTGGTATTCTAGCGGTTACCGCTGCGCCAAAGTTTTTAAATCTGCAAAGTGATGCTCGGATTTCTGCTCTAAATGGTTTGAAAGGTGCAGTGGTAGGAGCATCGAGTATTGTTTATGGAAAAGCGGCCACACAGGGTAAAGACAAACTGCCAAGTGAAGAGGTAGAAGGCATAGATCTTATTTATGGTTACCCAGAGGCAAGATCGACAGGCTTGCCATTAGCTATGGATGGACTTAGTTTTTCCGGAAATAGTGATTGGGATGAAGCCGTTGATGAAGTAGAAATGCGTTATCTAGTGACGTTTAAGCAAGATCCAAGCTTAACGAGTGAAAATGATATCTACGCTACTAATTGCTATGTTCAATATCAGCAAGCGACAAGCCAAGCTATTCCGGTGGTTACTGTCATCAAGTCTGGCTGTTAA
- a CDS encoding type II secretion system protein, translating into MKNQNGFTLIELVVVIVILGILAVTAAPKFLNLQDDARKSAAEGLKGAMAGAAGIVYGKAAVAGDESISSGKSVDDISIAYGYPTATSAGIGNAVDGISSDWTVVSGAAGGIGYGFTSSNSDCYVDYIEATSSATPVISLKNCN; encoded by the coding sequence ATGAAAAATCAAAATGGTTTCACGCTTATTGAGCTAGTTGTCGTTATTGTCATTTTGGGTATTTTAGCTGTAACGGCTGCACCTAAGTTTTTAAACCTTCAAGATGATGCACGTAAAAGTGCAGCTGAAGGCTTGAAAGGTGCAATGGCTGGTGCTGCTGGCATTGTTTACGGTAAAGCGGCAGTTGCTGGTGATGAATCTATATCCAGCGGGAAAAGCGTTGATGATATCTCAATTGCGTATGGCTACCCAACAGCGACATCTGCAGGTATAGGTAATGCAGTAGATGGTATAAGCTCTGATTGGACAGTGGTTTCAGGTGCTGCTGGAGGTATCGGATACGGCTTTACAAGTAGTAATAGTGACTGTTACGTTGATTATATCGAAGCAACAAGCAGTGCTACACCTGTAATATCGCTGAAAAACTGTAATTAA
- a CDS encoding type II secretion system protein has product MKKQGGFTLIELVVVIVILGILAVTAAPKFLNLQDDARKSSISGLIGAVKGASGITYGKAAIAGKESGAAAISVAGSTLNLVNGYPKATKADLEVVIEGLDSDWTVLQSGATAGDAVVITFKNDTLTDAAGVAATGCYATYNKAEANQAPVVTNNCQ; this is encoded by the coding sequence ATGAAAAAACAAGGCGGTTTCACCCTGATCGAGCTAGTGGTGGTAATTGTAATTCTAGGTATTTTGGCTGTGACGGCAGCGCCTAAATTCTTGAACTTGCAAGATGATGCGCGTAAAAGCTCGATTTCGGGGCTTATTGGTGCGGTGAAAGGTGCTTCAGGGATTACATATGGTAAAGCGGCTATCGCAGGTAAAGAAAGCGGAGCTGCAGCTATTAGTGTAGCGGGTAGCACTTTGAACCTTGTAAATGGCTACCCGAAAGCTACGAAGGCTGATTTAGAGGTAGTGATTGAAGGGTTAGATTCTGATTGGACTGTTTTACAATCAGGAGCAACGGCTGGTGATGCAGTTGTTATTACATTTAAAAATGATACGTTGACAGATGCGGCTGGAGTAGCTGCTACTGGTTGTTACGCAACATATAATAAAGCAGAAGCCAATCAGGCACCTGTAGTTACAAATAACTGTCAATAA
- a CDS encoding prepilin-type N-terminal cleavage/methylation domain-containing protein produces MKKQSGFSLVELVVVIVILGLLAAAALPKFLNVTDEAKKASIEGVAGGYATGVLSARAQWEAKGRPGDGTGNAKQHWIEYDGVEFWLTRSFDNNGSESGFRDGYPIALKVTGQTAAPTTLTSAACVDLMDNLLQNPPKVGDASDTSLTNLKYTAEANTSENPDNTCTYVQQEGSDHKFIYEVKTGRVTVELQ; encoded by the coding sequence GTGAAAAAACAGTCGGGTTTTTCATTAGTTGAATTGGTAGTAGTAATTGTTATTTTGGGGCTACTGGCCGCAGCGGCACTGCCTAAGTTCTTGAATGTTACAGACGAAGCAAAAAAAGCCAGTATTGAAGGCGTGGCTGGTGGTTATGCGACAGGCGTTTTATCTGCGCGCGCACAGTGGGAAGCCAAAGGCCGACCAGGAGATGGCACGGGAAATGCAAAGCAACATTGGATAGAATACGACGGTGTTGAGTTTTGGCTTACGCGTTCATTTGACAACAATGGCAGCGAAAGTGGCTTCCGTGATGGTTACCCAATCGCGTTGAAAGTCACCGGCCAAACAGCAGCTCCCACCACATTAACGTCAGCAGCTTGTGTTGATTTAATGGATAACTTGCTGCAAAATCCGCCAAAAGTTGGTGATGCTAGCGACACAAGTTTAACTAATTTAAAATACACTGCTGAAGCAAATACGTCAGAAAACCCTGACAATACGTGTACTTATGTACAACAAGAAGGCAGTGACCACAAATTCATTTATGAAGTGAAAACAGGTCGTGTGACCGTCGAGTTGCAATAA
- a CDS encoding type II secretion system F family protein, whose product MATYQYQGRNAQGQKVNGQVDAPTEELAAEALVNKGVIPTAIVKGKSSGESSIDINNLFAQAIPLEILVIFCRQLYSLTKAGVPLLRAIKGLVQNCANKQLKQALEEVGHELTNGRSLSASMQLHPKVFSPLFVSMINVGENTGRLDQALFQLSQYYEQELETRKRIKTAMRYPIFVLSFISIAMLVLNIKVIPQFTSMFAKFGVDLPLPTRILIATSDFFVNYWVWLIAALVMMFFAFKSWIGTAAGREKWDKFRLRVPIVGDIVNRAQLSRFSRTFALMLKSGVPLNQSLALSGEALGNKFLELRILEMKSAIEAGSTVSSTAIQSEIFTPLVIQMISVGEETGRIDELLLEVSDFYDREVDYDLKTLTARIEPLLLVIVAGMVLLLALGIFLPMWGMLDVVKG is encoded by the coding sequence ATGGCGACTTATCAATATCAAGGCAGAAACGCTCAAGGCCAAAAGGTCAATGGTCAGGTCGATGCGCCGACGGAAGAACTAGCGGCAGAGGCGCTGGTGAACAAAGGGGTGATCCCTACGGCGATCGTAAAAGGCAAATCGTCTGGTGAGAGCAGTATTGATATCAATAACCTGTTTGCTCAGGCGATACCGTTAGAAATCTTAGTGATTTTCTGTCGTCAGTTATACAGCTTAACCAAAGCTGGTGTGCCTTTATTACGAGCGATTAAAGGCCTAGTACAGAACTGTGCAAATAAACAACTGAAACAGGCGTTAGAAGAAGTCGGGCATGAACTTACCAATGGACGTAGTTTGTCAGCGTCTATGCAGTTACACCCTAAAGTGTTTAGCCCTTTGTTTGTTTCTATGATTAACGTAGGTGAAAATACGGGTCGCTTGGATCAGGCGTTGTTTCAACTTTCTCAATACTATGAGCAAGAACTGGAAACAAGAAAACGCATAAAAACTGCAATGCGATACCCGATATTTGTATTGAGCTTTATCAGTATTGCGATGTTAGTACTTAATATTAAAGTGATCCCGCAGTTCACCAGTATGTTCGCAAAATTTGGCGTTGATTTACCATTACCAACTCGCATCTTGATCGCAACGTCGGATTTTTTTGTTAACTACTGGGTGTGGTTAATTGCGGCTTTGGTCATGATGTTTTTCGCATTTAAATCGTGGATCGGAACGGCTGCGGGTCGAGAGAAGTGGGACAAATTTCGCTTACGAGTGCCCATTGTTGGCGATATTGTTAATCGAGCTCAGTTGTCTCGATTCTCACGTACTTTTGCCTTAATGTTGAAATCTGGGGTGCCGTTAAACCAGTCTTTAGCTTTGTCAGGTGAAGCGCTTGGAAATAAGTTCTTAGAACTGCGGATTCTTGAAATGAAATCGGCTATTGAAGCGGGCAGCACCGTTTCATCAACCGCGATTCAGAGTGAAATATTTACTCCCTTGGTCATTCAGATGATCTCCGTTGGGGAAGAAACGGGGCGGATTGATGAGCTATTATTAGAGGTGTCAGACTTTTATGATCGTGAAGTCGATTATGATCTGAAAACGCTGACAGCTCGAATTGAACCTTTGTTACTCGTGATTGTTGCGGGCATGGTATTGCTACTAGCGTTGGGTATATTCCTGCCGATGTGGGGCATGCTGGACGTCGTTAAGGGATAA